cgagagattcgagtgatcagggttctaatgctgatcatatgactcttctaaaatgctcaaaaaacttaaaattcaccacTTATTAAATTTACCGGGGAAattccccggtttgggcccccccatatttttttgtaagtcggcacccccccccccccataaaaaaccttcatcaatttaatcaccgcggaagcctccgtaaaacTTAACTCTCTGCCACGCCACGGCGAACtttccactttcaaaattgccataaagAGTGTTATTGTTTCTCTTGGATATAAcacaattgggtggtttcctattatttttttattgcttaaatcgaaagattattactcctgaagtacgtatttcacgcttttagatttttaaatgacgatatctatttttcgcgattaaacgaaaagtgaaaaatttcaagcgcgcgaaaacgcgacgcgtaagtaggaatgatgggaaaaagtacgtgcgacgcatttctggttccccctcccgccttgtagggtgaccttgatcgaggctctgagcgctgataggacgcaggatgctagcgggtagctgagtaccctgctggctggtagcgcttggcttaaaaatggttaattaataccttatcaaacgaaggaaactttccgaccttagcaagttttaataggtgattattaagacgtgtttccctgagctgtgtgcctcatgcatgcattggtaacctcagacgatgtataactcctatcctctcctgtagaaactaggtccctgtgacgtcacgtggggtggaatcgcatgggcgccaatctggcctttttcaaatgaggataaaaatggaccgttgccattcgtctaactcggtatttcaaaatccaaataatttgtttattatgaatacactaatggtgggtaacgaatcgcaatcaatgccttttgttttctttgatgaaggaaactaccctatggtatatacatatgtattttttttgttctactctgtcatatatttagacgcattctgtgaaatcgatgtataatgtaaagcAACTTATTCTTGTGATATGTCTGACTCTATGATATTTATAACCATGTATGTTCCTgagggacaaacttgtcccggaataataaatttcatattctattttACCCTCACCACGAAGGTTCCTAATCGCCCCTCCAATGCCCTCCCTGGGTGATCGGACGTATCAGCAGAAGCACTAAGTCCTAGCCCTGGTTTGTTGTAATGTTGAAAGGGTCCTCATCCACAGACATCAGTTATCCAGCGTTCAAACTTACATCATAATTTTTATCTACCCTGTATAGTGATGGACACTGCGAGAGTCAGTCATTTCAATTACAGTAGAATCCGTTCAaagggtccaccggttacttggggcggccgcttgattggggcagatcttgaagaacagaaccaaatagaggaatatcccagagtattctccacttaattgggacagcgTGCCAATTTTTTGGGCCacgagtcggcgacatagactctatactcgagatgacattaatttttcttttttcagaatactaatttttttcctcctttgatttactcttatttttcacaaatgttcctaatcatgccctattttgaaagctcttgttgttatactatcgcAGGAGGATAGGACTTagttaaagatattcattcagcatcaaaaatgataataaattaattaatctcacagatttattattcaaattaaaagtttaataaacttatgttgcatcataaacattctttagtcttttttctatcatttcaacgtttgtttaagcccatatacaggatagttcgcgtaattggggcagccgctttaattggggcaaagtgcacaagtcccgatatgtcccaattaaccggaatcttctttactattattattatttgggccaggcatactattattattattattattattattatccttcacTCACCCAACGAACAATGTTCAGTGCGTCTTTGCGTGGTGGTTGAGCGTGCTCTTCTGTGAGAAGTGCTTGTGGCACACGCCACACGCAAAGGGCCTCTCCCCCGTATGCACCCGCAAGTGCGTGCGCAGGTTGCGGCTCTGCGCAAAGCCCCTCCCGCAGTGCTCGCACAGGAAAGGCTTGCTGCCTCTGTGCGTGCGCACGTGAGCCATCAAGTTGCTGCGGAAGGAAAAGCCCTTGCCGCACAGATGACACACGTATTCCCTGCATCCCTCCTGCGCTGCGTACTCCACGGCTCTGACCCCCTCGTCCGTTCCAGTGTGCACGGCCATGTGGCGGTTGAGTTCGCTGCTCTCGACAAAGCCCTTGCGGCACACCGCGCAAGAGTAGGGTCGCTCGTCAGTGTGCGTGATGCAGTGTCGCTTGAGGTGACTGCTCTTGGTGAAGCCCTTACCGCACTGCACGCACCTGGAAAGCATTGACACATTACTGCGCAAGCCATTCCAAAAGGCATATGGCAGTGGGTGCATTACAATTGTGCGTGAACTCACTAATTTAACACACTGCACAGACCTGGAGAGCATTAACATATCACTGCGCAAGCTGCTCTATTAGGTATATAGCAGTGGGTGAAGTCAAcaggattttataaaaattataaccaAGTAAAAATCACAGCTGCATGAATTATTCCAACTTCTAAAAGTCGCTCTCAATTTCAGTCGATTTTCCATGATAGGAATATATTCTATTCATATAAATTCTTGTAGATTTTATGGACTTCAGGATGTAAAAGAACTTTCGATTGATTCAATTATTAaggtttccatttttatttagtaAAGTAACTCAgaatcaaaacaacaacaatgaacatgttatttatagaaacagttgaagcattaaatttcaatctCAACAATTCTCTTCGCTTTCATTGAAAGGGAAACTCATGCTGTTACCGATTTTGTTCAATGGTTTTGTTATGATAGGATAAACATCAGTGTAATAATTGAAATGTCACGCTGGGTGAACAGAAACTACATGACAGAAATAATGAACTGTTAacataataaaagaagaaattcctTAATGTTGTCGTGCCTATAATTTTTCCAAAGCCTGTGAAAGAGTTCTGATGCACTGAAATACATGGCCATACGCAAGGAGGAGcagggggggggagctgcccccccttgaagcaaaaattgcaaaagtatttaagcaaaatcagtactgaattgcaACGAAagcatttaacaaattttctttaaacccacgaaaaatgataaatattagtataagatttgtaactaaaatacaattatttttgtcaaggaaataatttcataaattaatgtcACATCTTGGTTTGcgcccccctagaccatggctttcccccccctGTCCCAGTTTAGATCCAGGGTACGACCTTGCTGAAATATTACAATCACTTGGAAAGCATCAACAATCCCAATTACAGCTTTAACATTTTACCCCGCAAATCATCCCAATAGGCGTATGGCCgagggtgaaatcaattttttcaggctgTGTAACTGATTAAACTTGTATATGAGAGCGTAGGGGTTGGAGAACAAGGGGATGTCTTTGCCAAGttcgacccagaaatatgaatgtgaaatatCAAATCAAGTATTCGCACAAATTCAATAAAGCTGATTACGTTTTGCAGTTTGCTGCGTGGAACAAAAGCAGACTTTTTTAAGGTCTTACTTCATCAAATTCAAAGAGTAttctgaaaagacaaaaaaaggccCACATGATTCCACGACATCACAGCCTCACAGGTGAGCAGACACCCTTGGGGAAGTTTTGAGAATCTCTCACAAATTGGACGAGAGAAATTTAAGAATTCCTTCCACCTCCATAACGAAGTTTTTTCCACGAGAGGAGACTTTCAGTTCATGACTTTACCTGTGCGGTTTGACGGCACTGTGGCTCTTTGCGTGCTGGGTCAGGTCGCTCGCCTTGACGTACCGTCGTCCGCAATCCCCACACGcaaaggggagctcccccgaGTGGTGCGTCCTTGCGTGGCACAATAGCTGACTGCTCTTGCCAAATCCCTTGCCGCAATGTGAGCACACGCAATGTTTGCCACTATCCCCATACGCCAAATCCCCGAGCCCTGTTCTCGAAAGACAATGCAAGTGCATCAAAGAAGAGTGAAGACACAGGCCAAATACAAGCATACCAACATAGTATGTATAAATGTAACATACACTAACTTAAAAGTACATCTTTCAAAGTGTACAACCAAATCAGAACATGTATACGCACAAACAAAGCACCTGTAagtcaaagaaattttacaacatgATGCCACGTTATTACTGCGatggattagaattttaaaacaacCTAAATTACTCACATACTCCtaagtaatattatatttatgtatataaaaggacaaggaatacATTAGTTAGCACatgttgtatttaaaatttaactttattcaatgcaagctaaGACACTGTTTAGACCTCATGAGTAGATGTTGAAGCCACCTAGAAttctattctttgtgtttttgaatcttacttgactCAAAGAGTGATAGACATTTTGATTCTGTTGGTTTGCATGATATTCCACATTTCGAAgcagtcataaaaaataaaaatattaagctacTGCCCTTGtaattaagaaaaacacaaatttaggCTCGAAAATAGGcattgaactggaaaaattataggtgaaatgaatttgaaaaatcttttgaaattcccagctggagcaaaaattcatgaatggtTCACGATAACATCAATACAGTACAACCAAATTAGAATATAACTAAACACAACCAAAGCGCCTGtaagtcaaagaaatttcacagcATTATCAGTTCTGATTGCGGCTACTAAACACTAGCCCACTCAAAATCATTGGCCCCTGGTTCTGGATCTGACTAGGCTGCTTGCTGGCaatatcaaaattgcatcgtctaGTTAGAAGCAGCTGCTGAACAGTGATTTCGTCTTATAGTGCACTTGGTTGTGCCTCCAAAGTGGACTGGAGGTCGTCTCCACTCACAGCTGACGTAAAAGACGAATTGGAAAGTGGGTTGTATTTATCCTTCCGCGTATACATCACGCAAAACACACATGCGATTATGCTGTCGACACTGCAGGATATGCAAAATATATCCTATAAAGCATTTTAATAAATAGATTTAGagtaaaaacaattataaaattgatgTGGCATAGTTTTCATGtacttaataatatatttttttggtagtTGCTATGTtgcaatcttattttttatttattaaattaaaagataTTCTGAACAAACCTCGTAGCTCCGTATCACTCGTTTCAAAAGTTAACTGTGATATTCTATAATCTCGATGATTAACGTTGCAGTTCAATATttctcaattaaattaaaatttatgttgataaaattaatgtaCAAATATGTAATGCACGAATGTTCAATCATAGGAAACCATTCACCAGCATATGTGACTTTCCGAACGAAAACGGTGTAAAAACCCGTCTTGATATCTTCATAGTCCTCGTGGCGGACTCCTGCGCtgtttttgaagtgaaattttctttagcggcgttaagcacttttgcgggatggggaaaaaacataaaattcgcgtgagcgtcactgACCCGACActgcgatcgctacagcgagatatacatttgcgtcttaaaattcgtctcttaatatcacatcctcggttcgattccccgccggggaggatttttttctcaatcacatacaatttaaaaaattttacaatggatattttacTACGCAGGCccactaggtatagtaaataaactttgttaatatatagactgttaaagtctttttgttttaaaaacataaatattgaaaataaaaatctatagtgtattttgtataagttcattaaatacatagagctcgtgcatgaacgtgcagaagagtgtacacgctataaaaatacaggtcagtacaatttaaggcagtttctttcacatgcatagtgaacaattataggtttaaagcatattaaataaaagaaataaaagcatattatattttaatgtataaatgatgttactttctattcatacacatcgtgtttttaatttaataataaacagttggctgaaaaaaataatttctatttttgttgaaaaatgagtattactggaaaaattagttatttaacaatattaaatgtatacaaaaaataaatggataataatgatttcagttttcacttctgtcggacagtcccacgactgccccgtttttttattttaattaatatcgaTTTGGATagggtttttaaaaaaaagaCTCGGTCGGAAGACATTTTTCGGTTTTCTGATATgttgcctacttctcgagctattagcGGCAAAATATCCCGTCCACTGAAAATTGTCATTGCGCCACTGACTCTGGCCATGCGGCTCACCGTCTCTCCGCTCCTTCGCTTCGTATCGCACGGTCCTTTCGCGTGAATTGTCGAACTTGACTTTATTGAAGTGTTGAGaatccacaaaattgaaatggaacataaattaaatcaactatctcgttcgctagtaatctagagcttggaTAATAAATTGTACTGAGGGAAAGATACCAAGTGATACattggtttttctaaaactgggactaATAgtttactggcaccacgtaaacgttttgtttattGGACGTCATGCTTATTTGTTCCAATAACACGtgggcaacccaacatattcacaatctgcagtcTGATGTTAAAACGGcaaaatttttgccaaatttgcatttaagcCACAGCATGGACCAATTTTCcatccacttcctcagtgtgtcatcagtggataccatgccgtgacgtcacgcacAACCGCTCGAGATGACATTGTGTTTTCAGGCAGCTGATGAAGAGTTATTTCTAAAGACTCATACCTCAGTTAAAAAACTTCATTCatctgcaaaattttcattgaatacaatagagttgcagtgaagttttctcgggttttgcacccgGTCTGGccttccatttctccttccaacgtttcaatagacaactcgcccatcgtcttcagggattcaggaataccaataccaataccaattcctcaaagtctcggggtgtatgtatatataccccCCGAGACTTTGAGGATTATTtctgaggatatatatatatatatatatatccacagcaccgttgtcctcgtcctttttctattccatgttcctatccctttctttccttacctctgaatttatatgcatatatatatatatatatatatatatatatataaatgtgaccgatcgaggcgaacgaacaaaaattgtactactaaaaacatagacacacgtaaaaaagggacactcacaaataaacgttcagacgtttcagcggattgatccgctatcctcagtgctgaaggtgaactgctgcaggccgggtaagttcctccagtcgccctccttggtgaggtagtgggggtggaagaaggggaaggggagagggggggaaagggagggtagggtttgtttcggcttttaatgggcgatgtttagcccgggcgtttcaaacgccttttcaacccagatgtgggccatctccctcgtcctcacctcgatgatagttgccctctctggcaaaacttcaatgaaggttagggaaaaacattggtcgaaggtactgttgtgtgaggaagtgtgaatggggatgggttcatgaaaggggggagttttgcaggagtgcctgtggttattcatacggatggatatgggcgtggtgcattctcctatgtagtacgcggggcaaaaattacaaaatagcctgtatacaacgttgaaggaggtGCAAGatggtgtggaggaggatctattgatgacaggtgaagtggtggggcgtagcagggggcagcacttgcagcgggggcggttgcatggagtcagggaggaaggtgggggcagagcgtgccgtaggagggggcgggtggattttaaaatattacctaagttggatgctcttctgtaggcaatggaggggcaggatggaagaagagcagccgtgattttgtttttgctgatgatagggtacagatcttttaatatttttttaattttttgagagcccgggaagaatgtggtggtgagattcagtttcctgtggttttgttcttttttggtgcgtggggtgtactgttcggagggagagagtattttctttttaagcaggggttctggatactttcgtttgaggagagcatgatggaggttctgtgtggctctttgaagagatggtgaattgttgcagatgcgatgggcacggactgatagggagt
The DNA window shown above is from Ischnura elegans chromosome 4, ioIscEleg1.1, whole genome shotgun sequence and carries:
- the LOC124158254 gene encoding zinc finger protein 239-like — its product is MLVFGLCLHSSLMHLHCLSRTGLGDLAYGDSGKHCVCSHCGKGFGKSSQLLCHARTHHSGELPFACGDCGRRYVKASDLTQHAKSHSAVKPHRCVQCGKGFTKSSHLKRHCITHTDERPYSCAVCRKGFVESSELNRHMAVHTGTDEGVRAVEYAAQEGCREYVCHLCGKGFSFRSNLMAHVRTHRGSKPFLCEHCGRGFAQSRNLRTHLRVHTGERPFACGVCHKHFSQKSTLNHHAKTH